One window from the genome of Pseudomonas frederiksbergensis encodes:
- a CDS encoding universal stress protein: MSTQSRLMLVVSPLMEHSPAFDRAAALAKAEGAALHIVAFDYLEGLATAGLVNEQALEQMRLGYIERHRDWLEEQARPLRKLGIEVTTEVTWVERPLQEILIHLKETPMAALIKTVDPESWISRLMFTPLDVHLLRECEVPLHFVNKVAHARPRKILAAIDPFHRDGRYKGLNDRVLGEANKLAASCDAELEVIYAYDLSSITAAEYGFGNGSTFFSSALARQLYESQGAAFEALAERNGIAPEQRRMIMGDPAKVLVSYAGAHDIDVIVMGRVRYGGIDKLIGSTVESLLYKMPCSLWVIAPQQFD, encoded by the coding sequence CGCCAAGGCCGAAGGCGCCGCACTGCACATCGTCGCCTTTGATTATCTGGAAGGCCTGGCCACGGCCGGGCTGGTCAATGAACAAGCACTGGAACAGATGCGCCTGGGCTACATCGAACGCCATCGGGATTGGCTGGAAGAACAGGCCAGGCCCCTGCGCAAGCTCGGCATCGAAGTCACCACCGAAGTGACCTGGGTCGAACGTCCCTTGCAGGAAATCCTGATCCACCTCAAGGAAACGCCGATGGCCGCGCTGATCAAGACGGTGGATCCCGAATCCTGGATCTCACGCCTGATGTTCACGCCCCTGGACGTTCACCTGCTGCGCGAATGCGAGGTGCCGTTGCACTTCGTCAACAAAGTCGCCCATGCGCGCCCGCGCAAGATCCTCGCTGCCATCGATCCTTTTCACCGCGACGGGCGCTACAAAGGCCTCAACGACCGGGTCTTGGGCGAAGCCAACAAACTGGCCGCCAGCTGCGATGCGGAGCTGGAAGTCATCTATGCCTACGACCTGTCCTCCATCACCGCGGCCGAATACGGCTTTGGCAACGGCTCGACCTTCTTTTCCTCGGCCCTGGCCCGACAGCTCTACGAATCCCAAGGCGCAGCATTCGAAGCCCTGGCCGAACGCAACGGCATCGCCCCGGAACAACGACGCATGATCATGGGCGATCCGGCCAAGGTGCTGGTCAGCTACGCCGGGGCCCATGACATCGATGTCATCGTCATGGGCCGCGTGCGTTATGGCGGCATCGACAAGCTGATCGGCAGCACCGTGGAAAGCCTGCTGTACAAGATGCCGTGCAGCTTGTGGGTGATTGCACCACAGCAATTTGACTAG
- a CDS encoding cation-transporting P-type ATPase: MNRPIETPAQQQLIATDVEAWHALSAEQVLERLGVNEQAGLDAAQVQARLARSGFNRLPESSRRPAWRRFLLQFHNILIYVLLGSAVITAILQHVWDTAVILAVVVANAIIGYIQEGKAEKAMDAIREMLAPRATVIRAGERLGIAGDELVPGDIVLLEAGDKVPADLRLLHANRLQVQEAILTGESAPVEKHTEPVHPQAPLGDRACMAFSGTLVTCGQATGIVVATATSAEIGRISNLLADVESLTTPLIQQMDAFARWLTLLILLIAGLLLVYGHFVGHYVFADIFMVVVGMAVAAIPEGLPAVLTITLAVGVRAMARRNAIIRRLPAIETLGSVSVICTDKTGTLTRNEMMVVSVVTHDLTFTVDGAGYQPSGNMNLADQLIDTAHHPTLVELGRAASLCNDARLRLHEETWKVEGDPMEGALQVFGAKAGIDGDEERGTWARTDAIPFDAKHRFMATLHHNHDRQAVVYVKGAPEQVLAMCKQQRGNDGTTAPLDADYWHTQANLIASKGQRVLALAVRSVPPEQVILEFADVQGSLTLLGLVGMIDPPRPETIQAIKQCQTAGIAVKMITGDHAGTASAIGRQIGLHNPDEVLTGADLDTLDDATLKESLKRVNIFARTSPEHKLRLVTLLQSNGMTVAMTGDGVNDAPALKRADAGIAMGGKGSEAAKEAADVVLADDNFASIVAAVREGRTVYDNIKKVLSWTLPTNAGETMTLIVALLFGLTLPVTAIQILWINLITAITLGIALAFEPTEDNTMRRPPRSRQEPLISGALVWHMVLVSLLFLCGVYGIFSYALDRGYPVELARTLAVNTLVVMEIFHLFFIRNLYGTSLTWKAIRGTKVVWATVAVVTVAQFAITYAPPLQAVFATQAVPFIDGLLIIGVGIALFAIIEIEKQLRLRLTESDRQP; the protein is encoded by the coding sequence ATGAACCGACCCATCGAGACGCCAGCGCAGCAACAGCTCATCGCCACGGACGTGGAGGCCTGGCACGCGCTGTCTGCCGAGCAGGTACTCGAACGGCTGGGTGTCAACGAGCAAGCAGGGCTGGACGCTGCGCAAGTCCAGGCCCGACTTGCCCGTAGCGGCTTCAATCGCCTGCCGGAATCTTCCCGAAGGCCGGCTTGGCGGCGATTCCTCCTGCAGTTCCACAACATCCTGATTTATGTACTGCTCGGGTCGGCTGTGATCACCGCGATCCTGCAACACGTGTGGGATACGGCAGTCATTCTCGCCGTGGTGGTTGCCAACGCCATCATTGGTTATATCCAGGAAGGCAAGGCCGAAAAAGCCATGGACGCCATCCGCGAAATGCTGGCCCCCCGGGCAACGGTGATTCGTGCCGGCGAACGCCTGGGCATTGCCGGCGACGAACTGGTACCTGGCGACATCGTTTTGCTGGAGGCCGGCGACAAGGTGCCCGCAGACCTGCGCCTGCTGCATGCCAACCGGCTCCAGGTCCAGGAAGCCATCCTGACCGGAGAGTCCGCCCCGGTGGAAAAACACACCGAACCGGTACACCCGCAAGCGCCCCTGGGTGATCGCGCCTGCATGGCCTTCAGCGGTACGCTCGTTACGTGCGGACAAGCCACGGGGATCGTCGTCGCCACCGCGACATCCGCCGAAATCGGGCGTATCAGCAACCTGTTGGCAGACGTGGAATCACTGACGACACCGCTGATCCAGCAAATGGACGCTTTCGCACGCTGGCTGACCCTATTGATCCTGCTGATCGCTGGCCTGTTACTCGTCTATGGTCATTTTGTCGGGCACTACGTCTTCGCCGACATATTCATGGTCGTGGTGGGTATGGCGGTCGCCGCCATCCCTGAAGGGCTGCCTGCGGTACTCACCATTACATTGGCGGTGGGCGTCCGGGCGATGGCCCGCCGCAATGCCATCATTCGTCGCCTGCCAGCCATCGAAACACTGGGCTCGGTATCGGTCATCTGCACGGACAAGACCGGCACGCTCACGCGCAACGAGATGATGGTGGTGTCGGTCGTCACCCATGACCTGACCTTCACGGTCGACGGCGCAGGCTATCAGCCTTCGGGCAACATGAACCTTGCCGACCAATTGATCGACACCGCCCATCACCCGACACTGGTCGAACTGGGACGTGCGGCCAGCCTGTGCAATGACGCGAGATTGAGGCTGCACGAAGAGACCTGGAAGGTCGAAGGCGATCCCATGGAGGGCGCATTGCAGGTGTTTGGTGCCAAGGCTGGTATCGACGGCGACGAAGAGCGAGGCACCTGGGCCCGCACCGATGCCATTCCGTTTGACGCCAAACACCGCTTCATGGCGACGCTGCACCACAACCATGACCGGCAAGCGGTTGTTTATGTCAAAGGCGCGCCGGAGCAGGTCCTGGCCATGTGCAAGCAACAGCGGGGCAACGACGGGACAACCGCCCCGCTCGATGCGGATTATTGGCACACGCAGGCCAATCTCATCGCCAGCAAAGGCCAGCGAGTGCTGGCGCTCGCCGTCAGGTCAGTCCCGCCGGAACAGGTCATTCTGGAGTTTGCCGACGTGCAAGGGTCATTGACCCTGCTTGGCCTGGTCGGAATGATCGATCCGCCCCGCCCGGAGACGATCCAGGCGATCAAGCAATGCCAGACGGCAGGCATCGCAGTGAAAATGATTACCGGAGACCACGCCGGCACCGCCTCCGCCATCGGGCGCCAGATCGGCCTGCACAACCCGGACGAAGTGTTGACCGGCGCGGACCTCGACACCCTGGACGATGCGACGCTCAAGGAGTCGCTCAAACGCGTGAACATCTTCGCTCGAACCAGCCCTGAACATAAACTCAGGTTGGTGACCCTGCTGCAATCGAACGGCATGACCGTGGCAATGACCGGCGACGGCGTCAACGACGCTCCCGCGCTCAAACGCGCAGACGCCGGCATCGCCATGGGTGGCAAAGGCAGCGAGGCCGCCAAGGAAGCGGCGGACGTGGTACTGGCGGATGACAACTTCGCCTCCATCGTGGCCGCGGTGCGTGAAGGACGGACGGTCTACGACAACATCAAGAAAGTACTGAGTTGGACATTGCCAACCAACGCCGGCGAGACGATGACACTCATCGTTGCGCTGCTGTTTGGCTTGACGTTGCCGGTCACGGCCATACAGATCCTGTGGATCAACTTGATTACCGCCATAACGCTGGGTATCGCGCTGGCGTTTGAACCGACCGAAGACAACACCATGCGCAGGCCGCCGCGTTCCAGGCAGGAGCCGCTGATAAGCGGCGCGCTGGTCTGGCACATGGTGCTTGTCTCACTGCTTTTTCTCTGCGGGGTGTACGGCATTTTTTCCTATGCCCTGGACCGGGGCTATCCCGTGGAACTGGCCCGTACCCTGGCAGTGAATACCTTGGTCGTGATGGAGATTTTCCATCTGTTCTTCATCCGCAACCTCTACGGCACGTCCCTGACCTGGAAAGCCATTCGCGGGACCAAGGTGGTATGGGCGACCGTCGCGGTGGTGACCGTCGCCCAGTTCGCCATCACCTACGCGCCACCGCTGCAAGCCGTGTTTGCCACACAAGCCGTCCCCTTCATCGACGGCCTGCTGATCATCGGGGTGGGCATTGCGCTGTTCGCCATCATCGAAATCGAGAAACAACTTCGACTGCGTTTAACCGAGTCCGATCGTCAACCATGA
- a CDS encoding cyd operon YbgE family protein — protein sequence MTLNVAEVQPSSRLHRLSLAVAVTIMLACTLYPPLMTAPDGKADHALATALFIAMSVAFVRGVGFIPRRLVWRRMFSGWTCLAALALAGGLKFLH from the coding sequence ATGACGTTGAATGTCGCCGAGGTCCAGCCTTCGTCACGGCTGCATCGGCTGAGCCTGGCCGTCGCGGTGACGATCATGTTGGCCTGTACGCTTTACCCGCCACTGATGACGGCGCCGGACGGAAAAGCCGACCATGCGCTGGCAACGGCATTGTTCATCGCCATGAGCGTGGCCTTCGTCAGAGGGGTGGGGTTCATTCCGCGCAGGCTTGTCTGGCGAAGGATGTTCTCGGGCTGGACCTGCCTGGCGGCGCTTGCGCTTGCCGGCGGGTTGAAGTTCTTGCACTGA
- the cydX gene encoding cytochrome bd-I oxidase subunit CydX, whose translation MWYFAWMLGVGFALLLAILNAMWGENEAGRAMSDRDEAQP comes from the coding sequence ATGTGGTATTTCGCCTGGATGCTGGGAGTCGGTTTTGCACTATTGCTGGCGATACTCAATGCAATGTGGGGTGAGAACGAGGCCGGTCGAGCCATGAGCGACCGTGACGAGGCGCAGCCATGA
- the cydB gene encoding cytochrome d ubiquinol oxidase subunit II yields MLDYFTLKIIWWALVGVLLIGFAIMDGHDMGVGTLLPFVGRNDMERRVVINTVGPHWDGNQVWFITAGGALFAAWPVVYATAFSGFYWAMILVLWALFFRPVGFDYRSKIHHPVWRSTWDWGLFVGGAVPPLVFGIAFGNLLQGVPFHFNEYLVSTYTGSFWQLLNPFALLTGVVSSAMITLQGGAYLAHRTEGGIQSRAIKGAIGAAIVLVCSFVVAGIWLQWIEGYRITSLVDTGGLPDILGKSVVREAGAWMANYGRYPWLWLLPALGLAGAAGAALLLMGRRTLCAFASSSLAVVGVIGTAGVSMFPFVMPSSSMPAASLTVWDSVASHLSLAIMFWATLFFMPLIVIYTGWAYRVMRGKVTATQIHANEHSAY; encoded by the coding sequence ATGCTTGATTATTTCACGCTCAAGATCATCTGGTGGGCGCTGGTCGGCGTCCTGCTCATAGGCTTCGCCATCATGGACGGCCACGACATGGGCGTCGGCACGCTGCTGCCGTTCGTAGGGCGCAATGACATGGAACGGCGCGTCGTGATCAACACCGTGGGGCCGCATTGGGATGGCAATCAGGTCTGGTTCATTACCGCCGGCGGCGCTTTGTTCGCCGCATGGCCGGTGGTCTATGCCACGGCGTTCAGCGGATTCTATTGGGCGATGATCCTGGTGCTCTGGGCGTTGTTCTTCCGCCCGGTGGGTTTCGACTACCGCAGCAAGATCCACCATCCGGTATGGCGCAGCACCTGGGACTGGGGGCTGTTCGTGGGTGGGGCCGTGCCGCCGCTGGTGTTCGGCATCGCGTTTGGCAACTTGTTGCAGGGCGTACCGTTTCACTTCAATGAATACCTGGTGTCCACGTACACCGGCAGCTTCTGGCAATTGCTCAACCCTTTCGCGCTGCTGACCGGTGTGGTCAGCAGCGCCATGATTACGCTGCAAGGGGGCGCGTACCTGGCCCATCGCACGGAGGGTGGCATTCAGTCCCGGGCGATAAAAGGCGCGATAGGCGCTGCCATCGTGCTGGTGTGTTCGTTTGTCGTAGCGGGCATCTGGCTGCAATGGATCGAGGGCTATCGCATCACCTCGCTCGTCGATACCGGCGGGTTGCCAGACATTCTCGGCAAGTCGGTCGTGAGGGAGGCGGGGGCCTGGATGGCCAACTATGGTCGCTATCCTTGGCTGTGGCTGCTACCGGCGCTTGGCCTGGCCGGCGCAGCCGGTGCGGCGCTGTTGCTGATGGGGCGGCGTACCCTTTGCGCGTTCGCTTCGTCATCGCTTGCGGTGGTCGGTGTCATCGGTACGGCGGGGGTATCGATGTTCCCCTTTGTCATGCCGTCGTCATCGATGCCAGCGGCCAGCCTGACCGTGTGGGACAGCGTTGCCAGTCACCTGAGCCTGGCCATCATGTTCTGGGCCACGTTGTTCTTCATGCCATTGATCGTGATCTATACCGGTTGGGCGTATCGCGTCATGCGCGGCAAGGTCACGGCCACCCAGATCCACGCCAACGAACATTCGGCCTACTAG
- a CDS encoding cytochrome ubiquinol oxidase subunit I → MISEQLVDLSRLQFAATALYHFLFVPLTVGMVWLLVIMESVYVMTGNVIWKDMTRFWGKLFGINFALGVTTGITLEFQFGTNWAYYSHYVGDIFGAPLAIEGLMAFFLESTMIGLFFFGWDRLKKEHHLLVTLLMAIGTNLSALWILIANGWMQNPVGSEFSYITMRMEMVDFWAVVFNPVAQAKFVHTVSAGYVTGSMFVLSISSWYLLKGRDVEFAKRSFRVAAAFGLASVLSVIVLGDESGYTVGEAQQTKLAAMEAMWETKPAPAGLTLIASINEAESRNNWELDVPWVMGLIGTRSVSKQIPGIHDIKAKNRARILRGITAVNALEALRADRTDKAAFDTFEAYKADLGFGLLLKKYVEDVNQATPAIIDKAVNDTVPRVTPMFWGFRIMVGLGFAMLVLFGLAFWSTLRSSGAHPRGLLRCALLMLPAPWLACELGWFVAEYGRQPWTIYGVLPTHMSVSTLSVNNLYGSLAGFVVFYTVLLAVEMFLMVKFARQGPGSLGTGRYVHDAKLKELQHA, encoded by the coding sequence GTGATCTCAGAACAACTGGTGGATTTGTCACGGCTGCAATTCGCAGCCACTGCGCTGTACCACTTTCTATTTGTACCGCTCACCGTGGGGATGGTGTGGCTGCTGGTCATCATGGAAAGCGTCTATGTGATGACCGGCAATGTCATCTGGAAAGACATGACTCGTTTCTGGGGAAAATTGTTCGGTATCAACTTCGCCTTGGGCGTGACCACTGGCATCACCCTGGAGTTTCAGTTCGGCACCAACTGGGCGTACTACTCGCACTACGTCGGGGACATCTTCGGTGCCCCGCTGGCCATCGAGGGCCTGATGGCGTTTTTTCTTGAATCGACCATGATCGGCTTGTTCTTCTTCGGATGGGATCGCCTGAAGAAAGAACATCATCTGCTGGTCACGCTGCTGATGGCCATTGGCACAAACCTCTCGGCGCTGTGGATCCTGATTGCCAATGGCTGGATGCAGAACCCGGTGGGTTCTGAATTCAGTTACATCACCATGCGCATGGAGATGGTGGATTTCTGGGCCGTGGTTTTCAACCCGGTGGCCCAGGCCAAGTTTGTCCACACGGTGTCTGCCGGTTATGTCACCGGCTCGATGTTTGTACTGTCGATTTCCAGTTGGTACTTGCTCAAGGGACGTGATGTCGAGTTTGCCAAGCGTAGTTTTCGGGTGGCGGCCGCCTTCGGCCTGGCCTCGGTGCTGAGTGTCATCGTGCTGGGGGATGAGTCGGGTTACACGGTGGGCGAGGCGCAGCAAACCAAGCTGGCGGCCATGGAAGCCATGTGGGAAACCAAACCGGCGCCGGCGGGCTTGACCCTGATTGCCAGCATCAATGAAGCCGAGTCCAGGAATAACTGGGAACTCGATGTGCCGTGGGTGATGGGCTTGATCGGCACGCGCTCGGTCAGCAAGCAGATTCCCGGCATCCATGACATCAAGGCGAAAAACCGCGCACGTATTCTGCGGGGCATTACTGCCGTCAATGCGCTTGAAGCGCTGCGCGCCGATCGCACCGATAAGGCCGCGTTCGATACTTTCGAAGCGTACAAGGCCGACCTGGGCTTTGGCCTGCTGCTTAAAAAGTACGTCGAGGATGTCAACCAGGCCACGCCGGCCATCATCGACAAGGCAGTGAACGATACCGTACCGCGCGTGACCCCGATGTTCTGGGGGTTCCGGATCATGGTTGGCCTGGGCTTTGCGATGCTCGTGCTTTTCGGGCTGGCCTTCTGGAGCACCTTGAGGTCGAGCGGCGCACATCCTCGCGGGTTGTTGCGCTGCGCACTGTTGATGCTGCCTGCGCCATGGCTCGCCTGTGAGCTGGGCTGGTTCGTGGCCGAGTACGGCCGCCAACCCTGGACCATCTACGGTGTGCTGCCGACTCACATGAGCGTTTCCACCCTCAGCGTCAATAACCTGTACGGCTCCCTGGCTGGGTTCGTGGTTTTCTACACGGTCCTGCTGGCGGTGGAAATGTTCCTGATGGTCAAGTTCGCCCGCCAGGGGCCTGGCAGCCTCGGTACCGGTCGTTATGTCCATGACGCCAAGTTGAAGGAGCTTCAGCATGCTTGA
- the cydP gene encoding cytochrome oxidase putative small subunit CydP, with the protein MTISDKRLRRHLLTAVLIKLVVLTVLWWLFIKDSRVSVDSNTISDRFGVPTSAQGASK; encoded by the coding sequence ATGACTATTTCCGATAAACGACTGCGTCGCCATCTGCTCACAGCAGTACTGATCAAACTGGTCGTGCTGACCGTGCTGTGGTGGCTGTTCATCAAGGATTCGCGCGTCAGCGTCGACTCGAACACCATCAGTGACAGGTTCGGCGTACCCACCTCGGCTCAAGGGGCAAGCAAGTGA
- a CDS encoding sigma-54 interaction domain-containing protein, with translation MTHSLPPTQDPLPHPDQVQSLVSFLEHEPQPMIVLDPDYNILAANTAYLRQFGSADKPFIGHKCYRISHHYDVPCDQAGENCPMKKAREMRSPDRVLHIHHTPRGPEHVDVELRPILNEHGAITAYVERLTLVRSASARPSNEGLVGSSPAFNQALAELQRVAPSMLPVLLLGESGTGKELFARAVHETSERAAGPFVVVDCSGLTETLFESELFGHEKGAFTGASVRKAGLVETAQGGTLFLDEIGDVPLAMQVKLLRLIESGTYRRVGSVETLHADFRLVAATHKPLEKMVEKGEFRQDLYYRISVFPIHLPPLRHRLEDIGLLVDSFLQRSGVGKRRLTIDPAALMQLQRFSWPGNIRELRNVLERAALFADDGVIHSLHLPSNPVTLSAPALTPAPDSRDLEQLVATFKGTRSELAKHLGVSERTLYRRLKEQGLA, from the coding sequence ATGACCCACAGCCTGCCTCCCACCCAAGACCCGCTTCCACATCCAGACCAGGTGCAGTCCCTGGTCTCGTTCCTGGAGCACGAGCCCCAGCCGATGATCGTCCTCGATCCGGATTACAACATCCTGGCAGCGAACACCGCTTACCTGCGTCAGTTCGGCAGCGCCGACAAACCGTTCATTGGTCATAAGTGTTATCGCATTTCCCACCACTACGATGTGCCTTGCGACCAGGCCGGTGAGAACTGCCCGATGAAAAAGGCCAGGGAAATGCGCAGTCCCGATCGTGTCTTGCACATCCACCACACCCCGCGCGGGCCGGAACACGTCGACGTGGAACTGCGCCCGATCCTCAATGAGCATGGCGCCATCACCGCTTATGTGGAGCGTCTGACCCTGGTGCGTAGCGCATCGGCCCGGCCCAGTAATGAGGGGCTGGTGGGCAGCTCGCCAGCCTTTAACCAGGCACTGGCGGAACTGCAGCGGGTAGCGCCCTCGATGTTGCCGGTCCTGCTGCTGGGAGAATCCGGCACCGGCAAGGAACTGTTTGCCCGCGCCGTCCATGAAACCAGTGAGCGGGCAGCCGGGCCTTTTGTCGTGGTGGATTGTTCCGGGTTGACCGAAACCTTGTTCGAAAGCGAACTGTTCGGCCACGAGAAAGGGGCCTTTACGGGCGCCTCCGTGCGCAAGGCAGGCCTGGTGGAGACGGCCCAGGGCGGTACGCTGTTTCTCGATGAGATAGGCGACGTTCCCCTGGCCATGCAGGTGAAGCTGTTGCGATTGATCGAGTCGGGCACCTATCGCCGTGTCGGCAGTGTGGAAACCCTGCACGCCGATTTCCGGCTGGTGGCCGCGACCCATAAGCCTTTGGAAAAGATGGTGGAGAAGGGCGAGTTCAGGCAGGACTTGTACTACCGCATCAGCGTTTTTCCCATCCATTTACCGCCCTTGCGTCATCGCCTTGAAGACATCGGCTTGCTGGTGGATTCATTCCTGCAACGCTCCGGCGTAGGTAAGCGTCGGCTGACCATCGATCCCGCGGCGCTGATGCAATTGCAGCGGTTTTCCTGGCCGGGCAATATCCGCGAGCTGCGAAATGTCCTGGAAAGAGCCGCGCTGTTTGCCGACGACGGCGTCATCCATTCCTTGCACCTGCCGTCGAACCCCGTGACGTTGTCCGCCCCAGCCTTGACGCCTGCGCCCGATAGCAGGGACCTGGAACAGCTCGTGGCCACTTTCAAGGGCACCCGCAGCGAACTGGCCAAACACCTGGGGGTGAGTGAACGCACTTTATATCGGCGATTGAAAGAGCAGGGCCTGGCCTGA